The window AGGCCTGAGCGATGTCGGCTAAGCGCTGCAGGCCCAGCCACAGCGTTTTTGTCCCCGGCTCGCCATCGCCTTTGCGGCCCAGGAAGCCGCCCAGTCCCGCCACCA of the Verrucomicrobiota bacterium genome contains:
- a CDS encoding IS4 family transposase; the protein is VAGLGGFLGRKGDGEPGTKTLWLGLQRLADIAQAWQVFSQVFKPAASSNRTYG